A part of Saccharomonospora amisosensis genomic DNA contains:
- a CDS encoding NAD(P)/FAD-dependent oxidoreductase produces MYDAIVVGARCAGSPVAMLLARRGYRVLLVDKVTQPSDTVSTHYVQQYGLRKLDEWGLLGRLAATGVPAIRRMTISYRDAVIDGFADPLDGIDLTYAPRRTVLDPILLEGARTAGVEVREGFTVRELVVDDGRVVGVRGGYGAEEPAEYRAKIVIGADGSQSFVARSVGAEIYRSIPAASFVYYSYWTGLRTHFHSRIGVDQQVGVWPTSDEQTLVAIMKPIARWAEFRTDPEASFLQVVKDVVPEFAEQLVDAGERVARLTGIRYPDNFYRRSHGPGWALVGDAGYHKDPITGQGISDAFVHAELLADRVAEGLAGERDLDEAVADYERARDAATASAFQFAATIGELTLPPQLDAVFTAMSGNDEYAKDFFNVIAGALPGEQFFAPENVARMVGGVRA; encoded by the coding sequence ATGTATGACGCGATTGTGGTCGGCGCACGATGTGCGGGTTCGCCGGTCGCCATGTTGCTGGCCAGGCGTGGATACCGCGTACTGCTGGTCGACAAGGTGACCCAGCCCAGCGACACGGTGTCCACGCATTACGTGCAGCAGTACGGGTTGCGCAAGCTCGACGAGTGGGGCCTGCTCGGCCGCCTCGCGGCCACGGGCGTGCCGGCGATACGGCGCATGACGATCTCCTACCGCGACGCGGTGATCGACGGCTTCGCCGACCCGCTCGACGGTATCGACCTCACCTACGCTCCGCGGCGCACGGTGCTGGATCCGATCCTGCTGGAGGGCGCGCGAACGGCGGGTGTCGAGGTCCGCGAGGGATTCACGGTTCGCGAGCTGGTCGTCGACGACGGCCGGGTCGTGGGCGTTCGCGGCGGGTACGGCGCGGAGGAGCCGGCCGAGTACCGCGCGAAGATCGTCATCGGCGCGGACGGCAGCCAGTCCTTCGTCGCGCGCTCGGTCGGCGCCGAGATCTACCGCAGCATTCCGGCCGCGTCGTTCGTCTACTACTCCTACTGGACGGGACTGCGGACGCACTTCCACAGCCGTATCGGGGTGGACCAGCAGGTGGGCGTGTGGCCGACGAGCGACGAACAGACCCTGGTCGCCATAATGAAGCCGATCGCGAGGTGGGCCGAGTTCCGCACCGATCCCGAGGCCTCGTTCCTGCAGGTCGTCAAGGACGTCGTACCCGAGTTCGCCGAGCAGCTCGTCGACGCCGGTGAACGCGTCGCGCGGCTGACCGGAATCCGCTACCCGGACAACTTCTACCGCCGCTCGCACGGTCCGGGCTGGGCGCTCGTCGGCGATGCCGGCTACCACAAGGACCCCATCACCGGTCAGGGCATCAGCGACGCGTTCGTCCACGCCGAGCTGCTCGCCGACCGGGTCGCCGAAGGTCTGGCCGGAGAGCGCGACCTCGACGAGGCGGTGGCCGACTACGAGCGAGCCCGCGACGCGGCGACCGCCTCGGCCTTCCAGTTCGCCGCCACCATCGGGGAACTGACGCTCCCGCCGCAGCTCGACGCCGTGTTCACCGCGATGTCGGGCAATGACGAGTACGCCAAGGACTTCTTCAACGTCATCGCGGGAGCACTGCCCGGCGAGCAGTTCTTCGCTCCCGAGAACGTCGCCCGCATGGTCGGGGGTGTGCGCGCATGA
- a CDS encoding LysR family transcriptional regulator translates to MEFQQLVSFVAVAEEHNFGRAAHRLHLAQSSVSLQVKRLEREVGVELLARAQHPVRLTPAGQVFLAEIKEALELVERAADAARSVAEGRSGTLRVGFNFAAGRLVLPSALTRLHAEHPGIRVELTQARSGPQLRALAAGELDVAFVFGSPTGGEVSSAPVQRVDLVAVVNRRHRWARRDHVGFRELSGQQCILFGREQCPAMYDEIHNIAAGTGTQLDVVEKIDDSLATAAAVRARPLVGFASAPRLSQGGVAGLATVPIVDPVPNLVLHAVWRSGEPSGLVRSLLGCLQVPSREPIAR, encoded by the coding sequence ATGGAGTTCCAGCAGCTGGTCTCGTTCGTCGCCGTGGCCGAGGAACACAACTTCGGCCGTGCCGCACATCGGCTGCACCTCGCGCAGTCGTCGGTGAGCCTGCAGGTGAAACGTCTGGAACGAGAGGTGGGCGTGGAGCTGCTCGCCCGCGCCCAGCATCCGGTCCGGCTCACCCCAGCGGGACAGGTGTTCCTCGCCGAGATCAAGGAGGCCCTGGAACTGGTCGAGCGCGCCGCCGATGCGGCACGGTCGGTTGCCGAGGGGCGCAGCGGAACGCTGCGAGTGGGATTCAACTTCGCCGCGGGCAGGCTCGTCCTGCCGTCGGCGCTGACTCGCCTGCACGCCGAACACCCGGGTATCCGCGTGGAGCTGACACAGGCTCGCAGCGGCCCGCAGCTGCGCGCGCTCGCCGCCGGTGAGCTCGATGTGGCGTTCGTGTTCGGCAGTCCCACGGGCGGCGAGGTGTCCTCAGCGCCGGTGCAACGGGTCGACCTCGTCGCGGTGGTCAATCGCAGGCACCGGTGGGCGCGCCGCGACCACGTCGGCTTTCGTGAGCTGTCCGGCCAGCAGTGCATCCTGTTCGGCAGGGAGCAGTGTCCCGCGATGTACGACGAGATCCACAACATCGCCGCGGGCACCGGGACGCAGCTCGATGTGGTGGAGAAGATCGATGATTCGCTCGCGACGGCGGCCGCCGTCCGGGCGCGCCCGCTCGTCGGTTTCGCGTCGGCGCCGAGGCTGAGCCAGGGTGGTGTGGCGGGACTGGCGACCGTGCCGATCGTCGACCCGGTGCCGAATCTCGTGCTGCATGCCGTGTGGCGGTCCGGTGAGCCCTCCGGCCTGGTGCGTTCGTTGCTGGGCTGCTTGCAGGTGCCATCGCGAGAACCAATCGCACGGTAA
- a CDS encoding LysR family transcriptional regulator yields the protein MEFRYLVSFLALAEELHFGRAAAKLHLTQPSLSQQLQRLERKLGVMLVVRSSHEVRLTPAGEVFREHVQAIVEELDRATRAARATAEGRSGTVRVGYNLSAWRDVLPRVLSVMHERFPQVVVELSERRSGAQLAALREGDLDVAFAYSGAAATDLGQRRLMRVPIVALVGVRHPWAGRRRVDFAELAGQPCVLFAREQSPAMYDTIIATAEKLGIGLQVAHRVDDLGATAIVVATRPVVAFVSAHRGEHEAAAGIGSVAVPFAEPAPAVDLRAVWRVDDQPSTVQAFLACLDDACPTPAASG from the coding sequence ATGGAGTTTCGCTACCTGGTGTCGTTCCTGGCCCTGGCGGAGGAGTTGCATTTCGGTCGGGCCGCGGCGAAGCTTCACCTCACCCAGCCCTCACTGAGCCAGCAGCTCCAGCGGCTGGAGCGCAAGCTCGGCGTGATGCTCGTGGTCCGCTCATCCCACGAGGTTCGGCTCACTCCGGCAGGCGAAGTCTTCCGAGAACACGTCCAGGCCATTGTCGAGGAGCTCGACCGTGCCACGCGCGCGGCGCGCGCGACGGCCGAGGGTCGTTCCGGAACTGTCCGCGTCGGTTACAACCTCTCGGCATGGCGGGACGTTTTGCCGAGGGTGCTTTCGGTCATGCACGAACGGTTCCCTCAGGTTGTGGTGGAGCTGTCCGAGCGGAGGTCCGGGGCGCAGCTGGCCGCGTTGCGTGAGGGCGACCTCGACGTCGCCTTCGCTTACAGCGGCGCGGCGGCGACGGACCTTGGCCAGCGCCGGCTGATGCGCGTGCCGATCGTGGCGCTGGTCGGGGTTCGCCATCCGTGGGCAGGCCGTCGTCGTGTCGACTTCGCCGAACTGGCGGGCCAGCCCTGCGTACTGTTCGCGAGGGAACAGAGCCCCGCCATGTACGACACGATCATCGCCACCGCGGAGAAGCTGGGTATCGGGCTCCAGGTCGCCCATCGCGTGGACGATCTGGGCGCCACGGCGATCGTGGTCGCCACCCGGCCGGTGGTCGCTTTCGTCTCCGCTCATCGCGGGGAGCACGAGGCCGCGGCAGGGATCGGCTCGGTGGCCGTGCCGTTCGCGGAACCGGCTCCCGCCGTGGACCTGCGCGCAGTGTGGCGCGTGGATGACCAACCGTCGACGGTGCAGGCGTTTCTGGCCTGCCTCGACGACGCGTGTCCCACGCCCGCCGCGTCCGGTTAG
- a CDS encoding AMP-dependent synthetase/ligase, which produces MHEFSVAPLVEVGDSETLTDAVYARSLSEPDTTVLAVRERDGWRDVGYGELAGTVLAVARGLLAEGVRAGDRVVVLGPTSLDWVVADLAVLSVGAVTVPVYPTASAEQVRAVLADAEPVACFADPNALPRLDDALGTELVWRLGESFAELASSGEAVCADEVGNRRARVRADDAATIVYTSGTTGEPKGCVLTHRNILAASGNVVALLPELFGWRGRQPTTLLFLPLAHVYGRVVLYGCLGAATRTGLVGNAADLVSELPAFRPTFLVGVPYVLEKIRKAVPDESAVPALLGGRLTHMICGGASLDASTLRFFTRAGLTVLGAYGLTETASTATMSAPTANLPGAAGRPVPGTTIAIGDDGEILVRGPQVSPGYWPDHGTGQEWVPTGDLGVLQDGYLRITGRRKEIIVTSGGKNVAPSLLEDRLRLHPLVANCMVVGEGRPYVSALVTVDPVALRNWAGTAEVDPADPRLLAEIATAVDEANALVSRAESIRRFRVVAGDFTVERGQLTPSLRLRRMVIEKDFAAEIEQLYAS; this is translated from the coding sequence ATGCACGAGTTCTCTGTCGCCCCGCTGGTGGAGGTCGGCGACTCCGAAACCCTGACCGACGCTGTGTACGCGCGCTCACTGTCCGAACCGGACACCACCGTGCTGGCGGTCCGCGAGCGAGACGGCTGGCGCGACGTCGGGTACGGCGAGCTGGCCGGGACGGTTCTCGCGGTGGCGAGGGGCCTGCTGGCGGAAGGCGTGCGAGCAGGAGACCGCGTCGTGGTGCTCGGACCGACGTCGCTCGACTGGGTCGTGGCCGATCTCGCGGTGCTCAGCGTGGGAGCGGTGACCGTGCCGGTTTACCCGACGGCCTCGGCCGAGCAGGTGCGGGCCGTGCTGGCCGACGCTGAGCCGGTCGCGTGCTTCGCCGATCCGAACGCGCTGCCTCGGCTCGACGACGCGCTCGGCACCGAACTGGTGTGGCGGCTGGGTGAGTCGTTCGCCGAACTGGCCAGCAGTGGCGAGGCGGTCTGCGCCGACGAGGTGGGGAACCGGCGAGCGAGGGTTCGCGCCGACGACGCGGCGACGATCGTCTACACGAGCGGAACGACGGGCGAGCCGAAGGGCTGCGTGCTCACCCACCGCAACATCCTCGCCGCCTCGGGCAATGTGGTGGCCCTGCTGCCTGAACTGTTCGGGTGGCGGGGACGACAGCCGACGACACTGCTGTTCCTGCCGCTGGCCCACGTGTACGGCAGGGTGGTCCTGTACGGCTGCCTCGGCGCGGCCACGCGGACGGGGCTCGTCGGAAACGCCGCCGATCTGGTGTCCGAACTGCCCGCCTTCCGGCCGACCTTCCTCGTCGGTGTGCCCTACGTGCTGGAGAAGATCCGCAAGGCCGTGCCGGATGAGAGCGCTGTACCCGCGTTGCTCGGCGGCAGGCTCACCCACATGATCTGTGGCGGCGCCTCACTTGACGCATCCACGTTGCGGTTCTTCACCAGGGCAGGACTCACCGTGCTCGGCGCCTACGGACTCACCGAGACCGCTTCGACCGCGACGATGAGCGCCCCGACCGCCAACCTCCCCGGTGCGGCGGGCAGGCCGGTGCCGGGAACGACCATCGCGATCGGCGACGACGGCGAGATCCTCGTGCGGGGCCCCCAGGTTTCGCCCGGTTACTGGCCCGACCACGGCACGGGGCAGGAGTGGGTGCCGACAGGCGACCTCGGCGTCCTTCAGGACGGCTACCTGCGCATCACCGGGCGGCGCAAGGAGATCATCGTGACCAGCGGCGGCAAGAACGTCGCGCCGTCGTTGCTGGAGGACCGGCTCCGGCTGCATCCGCTCGTGGCCAACTGCATGGTGGTGGGGGAGGGCAGGCCCTACGTGAGCGCGCTCGTCACCGTCGATCCGGTGGCGCTGCGGAACTGGGCGGGCACCGCCGAGGTCGACCCGGCCGACCCTCGCCTGCTCGCGGAGATCGCCACGGCGGTCGACGAGGCCAACGCCCTGGTGTCGCGGGCCGAGTCGATCCGGAGGTTCCGCGTGGTCGCGGGCGACTTCACCGTCGAACGAGGCCAGCTCACCCCGTCGCTGCGGCTGCGCAGGATGGTCATCGAGAAGGACTTCGCCGCCGAGATCGAGCAGCTGTACGCGTCGTGA
- a CDS encoding PaaI family thioesterase, which produces MPPKSKFSAEISQAQQRLATATANGRTDYEQVRQMVDSVVPFNNHVGVRVTEVGFATAVAEVADRKEMRNHLGTVHAGALFLAAEVACAGAFSGGLATRIAQVQSFVLRDSRVSFLRPATGRIRATGTIDENVVSAILADEGEGRYEIAGKALLKDDSGTLVGKVDFDYVCWMK; this is translated from the coding sequence ATGCCACCCAAGAGCAAATTCTCCGCGGAAATCTCCCAGGCCCAGCAGCGGCTCGCCACGGCGACCGCGAACGGCCGCACCGACTACGAGCAGGTCCGGCAGATGGTCGACTCTGTCGTGCCCTTCAACAACCACGTCGGCGTCCGCGTCACCGAGGTCGGCTTCGCCACGGCCGTCGCCGAGGTGGCCGACCGGAAGGAAATGCGTAACCACCTGGGCACGGTGCACGCCGGCGCCTTGTTCCTTGCCGCCGAGGTGGCCTGCGCGGGCGCGTTCTCCGGTGGCCTGGCCACCCGGATCGCCCAGGTCCAGAGCTTCGTGCTGCGCGACTCGAGGGTCAGCTTCCTGCGCCCGGCAACCGGGCGCATCCGGGCAACCGGAACGATCGACGAGAATGTGGTGTCGGCAATCCTCGCCGACGAGGGTGAAGGCCGCTACGAAATCGCCGGAAAGGCCCTGCTGAAGGACGATTCCGGCACGCTCGTCGGCAAGGTGGATTTCGACTACGTGTGCTGGATGAAGTAG
- a CDS encoding SGNH/GDSL hydrolase family protein, whose product MTVKLMTIGDSFAEGRGDPLPDGRFRGWVPRLAELIGVRPDEYVNLGSFGATTQDVVDHQLATALDCDAPLYGVTVGGNDLVSREYEAARFRHNLRHILTLLTMRGARVFTINWPDIPGRIPGLSDDKRRALRARFADANEYMNKLTAELGVLRYDMIDTPVTRDSAMWSPDGMHPSPEGHRVIAAQIAELLSCSGDPSPA is encoded by the coding sequence ATGACCGTGAAGCTCATGACGATCGGCGACAGCTTCGCCGAGGGCCGCGGCGACCCGCTGCCCGACGGCAGGTTCCGCGGTTGGGTGCCGCGGCTGGCGGAGCTGATCGGTGTGCGTCCCGACGAGTACGTCAACCTGGGATCGTTCGGCGCCACCACGCAGGACGTCGTCGACCACCAGCTGGCCACGGCGCTCGACTGCGACGCTCCGCTGTACGGCGTCACGGTCGGGGGCAACGACCTCGTGTCACGCGAGTACGAGGCGGCGCGCTTCCGGCACAACCTGCGGCACATACTCACCCTCCTCACGATGCGCGGCGCGCGCGTGTTCACGATCAACTGGCCGGACATCCCAGGGCGGATCCCCGGCCTTTCCGACGACAAGCGCCGCGCTCTGCGAGCGCGGTTCGCCGATGCCAACGAGTACATGAACAAGCTCACCGCCGAACTGGGCGTGCTCCGTTACGACATGATCGACACCCCCGTGACCAGGGACTCAGCCATGTGGAGCCCGGACGGGATGCACCCGAGCCCGGAGGGGCACCGCGTCATCGCGGCCCAGATCGCCGAGCTGCTGAGCTGCAGCGGTGATCCATCCCCAGCGTGA